A segment of the Lolium perenne isolate Kyuss_39 chromosome 3, Kyuss_2.0, whole genome shotgun sequence genome:
TTCTATCTGCTGCTCTGATTTTGCCATTATTGctctgtgggggggggggggggggggtacttGCACCTGTAACATTGGCGGAGCTAGACATTGGATAGGGTTGGCAGGGATTTCCCAATAGCCTTTATATGAACAGTTCGATTGTTGGCCCACTCTGGCTCATTGGGCTGGATCCGAAGAAGATCTGTAATAATGTATTCAACACTGTTGCAACCCCAGTTGCACATTGTCCCCATCCATTTGTTTGCAAACAATAAAATCAAATGCCGCCAATCATTTTTGAACTGTGGAAATCCTCTGGATATTCAATCATTCACTTAAGTTGTTACTGTGGCAGGTGCTTCTGTTACTGGAAATTCCCAGCCCCAAATCGGCAAATGTCCCCAACCCCAAACACAATCCCCAGTCCCAAATTGGCGACCGTCCAAGATGATGACGAGAACGCGAGCGGTGGTGTGTGGCCAGGAGTTGCAACTGTCTGTCCCTGGAGAGTACCCCTGTGTGAGGCGGTTCCGTTACAGGCGTCTCCTCACCTTCCTCAGGCTCCAAGGATATGGCTCCACCTTCGTCGCGTATGCATCCACCACCCATTTTTTTTGCTTTGCCAATGCTTTGATCTACCTTTGCTTGCTGATCAACAGAATGCATGGATGCAGAATGTTGAAGCAGACAAACTACTACTTCTGCGTCTTTCATCTGGCGCGCCTCGTGTCCCAGGGCCTGTGGAACGAAGCCTTGGATTACATCTTCCCTCGCTTTCTACCGCTGGAGCCCTCTTCACCGCCCAGCCTCGAGGCCAGTGTCCttgtcaagtttctccgcgtgcaCCTTTtatttcaattggaagtagccagGTACCTGGAATATTTTTATATCCCCTCTCTCGCAGTATACAGATCAAACTAATATATTCTTACTCATAGTACTACTCTGTGGATCAGTAAGATTTCTCAGGACTGGAGGCCCATGTGGGCTAGAGCAGCAAAGATTGTCCGGGATTTGGCTAACAGAACTCCAGAATTCAAAGACCGTTTGCTACTGCCGTACGGCCTGATGGGTCCCCAGAACATACTCCCCATCGGCTTCAGGTATGCACGCAGACACAGAGAGTGCATTGCTATCAAAGTGGCAACCCATGATCACGCTGCAACTTACTAATCAATGTCATTTGATTGCTTGTATCTGGGCCAGCTTCGCTCCTTTCCGACAGAGGCGGCACGCCAAGAAATGTACCCATCCTACGAGCAAGCATGCACGTGAAGAACATACCCGTCGCCTAGCTAATATCTATTTTGAAAAGAGGATGAGGTAATATACTGATATTACTATCGTCCTACCTTGATTCGATCAGGATGCATGCCATTTCCGTTTTATTCACACGCACGCTCTCATGCATGTTTCGTTGCTCTTTTCAGCCTGCCTTCTTCCAGACACTGCAGCCAGGAGTTGTCACCTGGTATACTTCATTCTTAGCTAGTTTCTCTCTATGCAACTGTTTCTGCCATCAAGCAATACTGTAAACAATCTTTTTTTATCTCATTTGCAGAAAGCATAGCTAAGGCACGGGATGATTGGTTTCGGAGAATTTTTGGTAGGACTCGGTCTCTGGTTTCACTCTGTATAAGCATTGAACGTTGTGCTTAACCTTCTGTTCATTAGTAGTATTCACATGTATGTTATGATTTCTGTAGAGTCTGTGCTGCTCTCCTTGCTTCTAAGTTCCACACACTTCGTTTCTGTGCAACCCATCAAGCTGCATCTTTTTCATTAGACCGTTCCCATTCGCCTGAATGCTTAGTACTGACTAGCCAGAAATTGTGTAAACGCATGGTCTATATTTGTAATCAACTTTTACTTCACTTCCCTTGAGTAATTCAACTTTTCCAATTGATATCAGTATCCGTTCAATGCTGGCACATTTTATTAGAGTATGAACTGATGAAATGGTATGATATTCTAATATTCAGAGCAATGCATTAAAGCTGCTACATGCCTGGAGATCAATCAAGGGTGTGCTCTTCAGTCGAGTCCGTGGGAAGGTAAATTCACACTTGTTTAATCCACCAAACCTTAAATTGAGCCAATCAGCTCTTTGTGTCTTGGCTATGTTGAATCTTTTTAGCGATCGTCACAACATTATTTCATATATCTTTTTTTCTCTGCTTTGCTTGATTTTGacatcaaattatttttggagacATTAGCACTCGTATGTCAATCATTTTAAGAATTGGAATTAACTAACTCTTGGCCTACTTTGATGCATTGTATGTTGCTCTAAATTTGCCACTACCGTGCTTTGTGTTGCCACTGTCCTTACAAAACAGTTCTTTTTTATTCGCTGCTCTGATTTTGTCAGTATGCTACCGTAGTGCTCTGCCTATGCTGTAGTCAACACACCTGTAGTGCTGTAGTCAACACTACTGCACTAGCGGTTGCTATGCACACTGCCCCACCCCATTTGCTCGTAGGAGTAAAGGCAAACTCCTTCAATCATTTTTGAACTGTGTAAGTCCCCGCTTTGCTCAGTTAATACCTAAAATTGTTATTGTTGCAGGCACTCCTGTTACTGGCAATGTGATAAACCCTAGATTATCTTCGGTCCCATTAACAACTGATGCAGGTAAATTACTAAGAAGGAAAAGAAGAGTCTAGTGTCTAGAATGAAAGTCAATGCCACGTATTCCACTTATCCCACTTGTCCCACTTCTACATCCTTGATTGTATGCCTTTCATATCAGGTTGAGATTAGCCGCATGAATGGGTGGGCATATTCAAATGGTTGAAATACTGTAGGTATATTGTGTTTGTTAAAAATAAAACAGTGGTGCTATCTGGTTTCAAAATTTAAAAAGCTCTTCTTATATCGTAGGCCCTTCTTACATAACTAGTAGCCCTGCCTGTGCTGTGGCTTACGTCCCCATCGAATTCAACATTCTTTTGCACCCATTAGCTTTTGGTTTCTATGTATATTGTTCGGCTCTTTGCCCCTTAaaaaatctatggtgcaggcatGTTTTCTTCTGGTTAGATGTTCATTCTCTTGTGGGTTGCACAGCTGTAACCCGAGCTTTAAAAATGGCAATTTTGTGCTGTGTTCTTCTTGCACTTCTAGCTATATTTCTAACTTCCAAATTTACCGCAGGTTCTGCAATCTCCCAGACTATGTTAAATTCTGAGGTCACATCTACTACAAATGCAGGTAAATAAGTTGAATACCCCCATCTCATCCAAAACAAGACAAGAAAAAACTCTACCAACAGGAACATCATCTGTGGCATTTTAATAAGAACGACATCAGTGACCACTAAATGCTTGGAACAAATTTTCCCACCAAGATAAATATCAATTTGCACTTTTGATTCAAAGTTCAATAAAAACCTAAATCTACTAGTAAATGACTGTGCACTGTTGACAGTACTATTTTGTCCATTGATGACCATGTTTCAGATGCACTAATTTAGATAACTTGCCGCTTGGGCCCAGAGCTTCATTTGATCATAAGCATTGCATTAAGATCATCGTGCTGTAAATTTTGATTGAACTGCTTGGTGTCCTGAATGTTCTACCCAATATTCTGAGATATCATCTGGGGCTAATGCAATGCAAGTAAATTAGGCGCATACTGTTGTTTTGAAACACAGTTCTCATTTCTTCACCTTTGGTTCTTCAAATGCTCACATGTTCAGATTATCAGGCATATATTTTAGTTTTTAGTTGTATTTTTCTATTTGATACTTAATCTGGTGGTCTTAATTGTATTAAATTATTGGGCCAGGCACCTGTGAAGAAATATGTTTTTCCGAGCGTGCTTGTCAGGGTTCCCATCTAAGAAAGAGGTCAATGACAGAACAGGTGGGGGACTATTTAGCTACAAAAAAGCGACTCACTACTGGGGCCAATGGTGAAGCAAGTAGGTAACATACAGAGTTTTTTTTTATATACTATCTCCATTCCAATGAATAAGGCTTTTTTTTTCTCTAAAAGTCAAActatgtaaagtttgaccaagtttttagAAAAAATCATTAATATTTACAATACAAAATCAATACCGTTAGGTACATCATGAAGTATATTTTCGTGTTTTATCTATATAATATTATAGTTGTTGATAGTgttttctaaaattttggtcaaagttTACTTATTGAAGcttgacttttcaaaaaaaaaagccttattcattggaatggagggagtataattTATTAGAATCTTACAACAGCTAGTAATACTATATTGTCAAAGGGAAGATTAGATGTGTCGATGTTAACTATTGTGGCACGAAATGCAGTGTTGCTTTTGTACAGATCTGAAAGGTTAAGTAGGATTATTCTGACTTAACATCAATAAGGCAGTTGCCGATTGCAGTGCCCACTTAACTTTGTAAGCGGCTATAAATTTCTATTTTAACCAAATGATTTAGCAGTGCGTAATTGAAATGGTTGCTTTTTAGGGATCGCTGGTCCTTGAAATGCTCAACATTTTAGTTTGAAGTGTATTTGTATAGCTGATACTTAATCCATTGACCTTAATTTTGTTAAAATTATTTGGCCAGGCACAGATAAAGAAGTTTGTTTTACCAGAAGTGTTTGCCAGGGTTCTCATTTAAGAAAGAGACCAAGGGCAGAAATGACGGAGGACTATTCAGCTACAAAAAGGCAACTGATAACTGGGAACAATGGTCAACTGATAACTGGGAACAATGGGCAATGGTGAAGCAAGCATGGGCGGCCCTGGGCGCGCGACGAGGTAGCACGGGCGGCGTGAGGGGCGCGGGGCGGGGCGGCGTCCAGGCCAGGCACGGCCCAGGGCGCGCGAGGCGGGGCGGGACTGCCTCGGCGCGCGACGAGGTGCGCGGCGAGGCACGGGGCAACGCAAGGGACGCGGGGCGGGGCTGGGCGAGGCACGGGGCGGCGTCCAGGCGAGGGTGCGGCCCGGGCGGAGCTGCAGCCGTGCGCGGCTCCGCAGCGGCGTGGGGCGAAGCTGCAGCAGCGCGGCGCGACCGTGCCCGCGCGCACGGCTAGCTCCGCCCGCCCGTGCCTCGTGCAACGGCGGCGATCGTGCTCGCGCCGGCGTGGCGAGCGGCCAGCGCCCGTGCACGCGCCCTTGGCCGTCGCCCTGCGCGTCGCCGTCGATGAGCTTTGCCGCCGAAGCTCGTTTTGGCAGTGGCAACTTCCGGTAGGGATGAAAAAAAAAAAGGAGGACTCGGTGCCAGGGTGCTCCATGCGTGGGCGACGGTGGCAGTTGGCCAGGCCAGCCAAACTCCGGTGGTTATTCCGGCCATATCCATGGGAAAAAGAAGACAGGGGAGAGAGAAGATGTCGGATCAGGTGGATAAAAACGGACGTGCGGAGCCATGCGAAACCGTCCGGGCAGACGCAAAGGCCACCCAAATTTAGGACGGGTTTGGGTAGCTCCGAACAATAATTGATGGCTTTTTGGGTATGGGTATCCCCGTTGGGTGCTGTTTTTACCAAAACGGATGCTTGCGGACCAGATGAGTCgcagcgttggagatgccctaagtcttACAAGAAAAGAtgaatgagcatacttaagacacGTTAGTTAAAAGGCCGCCCTGCCCACGGCTGGCGCCCTCAAGAATCCAGTGCAAGAATGAAATACAGTCAATGATATCTAAGCTTGGACAAGCTGGCAAGGGGTGGTGAGCGTTGAGATCCAAGCTCCAACCGTCCCACATGCCCACATGAAATTTAAAACAAACTCGATTTTTAGTAGATCTATTGCAGCCGACGTGCTCTAGTGTCAAAGTCCAACCCAACCCACATGTACTTGTAGACACATAGTCTGACGTACGAGTGAGCTTCAAATTTTCCCCTTTCCATCATATTCAGTGCAAACAATCTCACATAAGCAATGAGTGTGCTGCCAAGAAAACTATGGTGTTGTCCTGAAAAATAACACGAGTTTTCAGTTTTTTTTCTTCCAAATGTCACTACACAGTATGAGTACTGCGTGTGTGTGACGACTTATGATGAAGATCATTGTACACCAACAAGGTTGACGCGCCAATATTTGTTTTATAGGTTGGGCCACCTTGTTGAAGTGCAACTTAATCGTATATTAAAAGTTGATGAAGGTGTTAGAAATAGGATTAGCTTAAGTCTTAAGCTAACTAGGTAGTTACTTTTGTCCAACAGCCGTGTCTCTTCGAAGGGACACAACCTTGTAAACCGCCTTTATTGGTGCCTGTTCGCTGGGTATATATACCCCTCAATCATCAATGAAATCAAGTGTTCATCTCTCAATACTTTTACTCTAAACACGTTATCACGCACTTTGTCTCTACCGAGAGCACAAGGCCAGAAGAACGATGGAGAAAAAACGGGAAAATGCAGCACCGCACGAGCGGTCCGGCGAGCGACAGCAAACTCTCCGGCATGACGCGTCGCCCGGCCGCTCCTGACGGAGGCCATCAGCCCCGACACGACCATTGCCTCTTCGGCGCGGCTCCTCCCTGCAGCGCGAGGAACGGCCAAAACGCCGCGCGGCTGCGGCCCCGGCACGCGCCATGAACGGCGTGGCCCACAGCAGGCACGCGTAGCCGCGTCCTACGACGCGCGGCGCGCGGCGCGCTCGTTCCTACGAGGCGACGCCCCTGACGGTGCTCCTCCGAGCATGTAGCATCGGCCCCCGGCGGAAGCCAGTCCCCAACGCTTTCTCCTCCCAGCCGGTAGCCGCCTACGCGCGACGAAGACGACCTTCAACCACGGCGCGCCATGTAGCCTTCGGCTCGGCCCTCACGGCGCAGCAGCGCCCGCGGACACGGCCCTCAGCCTGGTTCCTCCAAGCACGGAGGGTTCTTCAATCTATGGCCTCGCCGCACGCACTACGCCCTTCAGTCCTCTGGACTCCGGAGCAAGGCGATGCCCTTGTGAAGGAGGCTGAGCGCCTGCGTCGAATAATTGATTCGTACAGAGCACAAAGGAAGCGATAGGGAAACCTTATCTCTTTCGCCAAATTTGCAATTTAGTCTGTCTAGTTTGTTAAATTGCACATATATAACTTACAAATGGACCTGCATACTCGCTGGTTTATGCAGATTAACAATCTGTTTTGTATTGGACTTGCCATCAGGCAAAATACTATCTTTTGGTTCAGCTCTCTGCCTTGCTGCATATTATAAATAAAGAATCACATGGTATATACATATGCCTCTAGCATTTTATAacatacaaaaaaaaagagaggaTAACACACAATTTTGGTACACCAAACTTTATTTGtaattgaaattattattttcttACAAGAAAAATCACATTAAAATTTTATGAGATAAAATTGCCAGTAAATATGTGACTATCTAAAGTTCATTGCAAATCGCAAGGTGATGGCATAAACTATATAAATTGCAGATTATTCATTATTGTGATATGAACATATTTGCCATCTCGACGGCAATTTTTTTTCTCCAAATGTGCTTTtctaaatatattaatatcaaagtaTAACACAATGTAGTAGGATAAGGCATCTACTATGCTTCCTACTACTAGGAGATGTACCCCATAAATATGGAGAAAATCTACAATGTGTTAACTTACTATTTGAgatcaacacacacatatggcatGGAAGCACTAACTTAACATTCAATTGTTTCTCTAGAGCATACTTGTTGTTTACCAAAGGAAATTTTGCTATCAAAgtaaaattaaattttggcatcatCACTGCATGCTTCTATTACATTGGTATAAAGAAAATTGTGGAACCTATATCAGTTGTTTTATGTCTATCAAGACAAAGTCCATCATACATAGCAGTGTTTTTGCTCTTGACAAAACTACTATAGGTTATCCATTATACGGTGATAATTATATTCACCACAAATAACCAATGTCAAAATACATATCTATGTTTTGGCATTAAATTTAACATCTCCCATCATTTTGGGTAAGAATTCCAAAGAATTGATAGAAGTATCATTTAATATCTCAATATTGAATGTCTACCCGATGGTCATTAAGGAATTACCTCGACCATTAATATGCTCAATCGAAGCATTTTCATAAAATTATTTACTATCATAATAAATGAGTTGCATGATCATCTCATGCGTTGCTAGAATCTCCATCAAAGGAATTCACTAAACTCACATTAGATGAGAGAAAATGGATAAAATATCTATTCCTCTCTAAAATCTCCACCAAGGAGATATTTGTTGTATAAACATAATGTCAATAGGTTCTCATTCACTTTTGAGGATTTCTAGTACATTGAAGTTATCTAGTTCTGTTGTCTATAAATCAACTTCAAGTTTATATTTTGTGATTAGGCAGTTTCAAATATATGCCTGATTCAAAAACCTCAATGCACTTTACATCCTACTTTGATGGTAATGTAAGAACATCATCGTCTTTATTTCAGGCTATATGTTATCTTCTTATAAGGATTCATTAGATACACCCTACGGGTGATATATATCCAGGCCTGAAATTAAACTATTACTCATAATACTAAGAATCTCAATGGTCTTGAAAAGAACCACGAGAAATCAATGTAAAGTGGAGGTAAAATGACAAGCAAAAACTTAGTGGATCCATCAAAGGGATAAGATAACTCTCAAGTTTATCAAAGATGTTATTGTATGAATCATTATACATATGAAATCCCGATTCCCAAGCCTTTCTGGTAGGGTTATTCCACAATTTGATCATCTACGAGTTAAACGGGGTAATTTTGAAGCTCACTTCAAGAAACACCGTACTATAATCTTGTTACGGATTGTACTTATAATCTTCATCATGAAGAAAACATAAGCCTAGTCCGGTTGGAGATACACTCCTTTGCAATAATAATTTTCTTGTGGAATGAAATTCCCAAGACATTTTGGAGACCTTGTTTAGTCTCATACCTATCCCCACAAGCCTATATTTATGCTACCATATGTGGTATGTTGTCCATTAATATCATGTTTCTCATACATGACATTTCAATGTATGAACTAAATTCATACTAAACTTTGTTGTGTAGAAACTAATATTTTGGATCTTCATGAATTTAAGATTTGTCATAATCGCCTTGGTCACCCACTATAGGGGTAATGCGGAAAAACAAATAAGTGAAAAATTCATTGTTCACAACTTAAAAGTTGCAAAATTCTCAAATCATCAGATGTTATGAGCACCTAATGtgtcatgagaattttttttttataAGTCTCTCACACTCCGCTCAAATTTCTTGAACTTATTCAAGAAGATACATGTGGACTATTCACAACTATCTGGGTCATATAATTATTTCATGGTATTCATAGACACTTTAATGGATGGTCTTATGTGGGTCTCTAATCTCCacaaacccatgattttactaaatTAATCGCTCAAATTATCAAATTAAGAGCAAAATATCAATAACATATTGGTTAAACCAATACAATTATTATTTTCACAAGCATTTGTGATTTTACTAAGTACTTCTTGTACATACCCCAGAATGGTGTATCTAAATTCTTTATCAAAAGAATCAAACTAACTAAATGACCACTTTGACAAATTTTTAACATGCCAACATATTGTTGGACACATACGGTCTTACACGCCGTAGATCTGATCCAGATCACAACAACTGCTTATCATACTGCTTCCCCTAGCAGTAAGTACGTGGAAATCAAACAAGTATTTCCCATCTGCGATAATACGGTTATATACCGTTATCACCACCCCAACGTACATCATGGGCACTCACATCAATTTGGGATCTATGTGATAAATAACTAAGGTATAATCGTTTATCCGTCAAATACCTTAAGACCCTAACAAGGGAGTTATTGATAGCCCGTACGCTGATTGCATTTGCAATAACGACATTTTTCGGCATTAGGGGGAGATTAGTACCACAAAGAATGCCGATAAATAAATAATAAATGTCATAGACTTTCAGTCCTTATATTCACGTACTTGAAAATCTGAACGATAAGTTCAGTCATAAATTTGCAACACATTGCAAATCTGCCACATACATTTACTCGTGACAAATATGTCACAAAATCATATTATGCATGCAACAATGTGCCAAAAGAGTGACGGTACCTAATATAACCACTTTCCTCCGAAATGGGAGCAAAAGGGGGAGAAAATTGGCCACATGAGATATAAATTCTCACATGCTTCCGCGGAACAGAGGAAATTATATCCTCAACAAGTAAATGtagttcaacctcaagttgaataaCACATAGTGGATGCTCATCATCCAAACCCAACACAAATGTGCACATAATTTTAAGTGTTGGGACATCGAAACACCTTGACTCCATTGTTATGGGAAATCATGAGGAGTTCAAATATTTTAATCACATTTCCACAAATCTTATCGATTCAACAGAATCATACAACAAAGACTACATTTTGTCGACAAATATTTATTCTTAAATTGCTAAAACCTTTAGGGCCCTGAACCAAAGTCCATGGCAGAGTGCCTAATGCACTCATATATTGGTTCAACTAGAAGGATGCAATTGAATAAGAATAGCACTCACTCAACAAGGGAGGTATTTACCATCGTAATACCTATTCCTCATAAGCACCTTCCCTCTGGAAGAGAAATGAATTTTTGTTAAAAAAAACAATGAGGTGGTGATAAAGTGAGGCTTGTAGCGCAAGGGTTCACGCAGAGACCTGACATCAATTATATATGATGTAACATACCCTATTGGTATAAGTGGAATTACGTTTCGATACTAATATTATTGGCAGTTATAAATAAACTATCCATGTAGTTAATGGATGTAGTGATTACATAATCATATGGGTCACTCAATTTGGATATCTATATTAAAGTCCTTAAGACTTATAAATCCAAATCCAAAATAAATAGCAACATATGTGTAATAATACAAAAGTCACTCTATGACTTAAAATAGTCAAACACAAATTTTGTGGTACAATTGACTATAAGAGCTCCTTCTTA
Coding sequences within it:
- the LOC127342087 gene encoding uncharacterized protein isoform X1, whose protein sequence is MTMKRTRAAQSGQKLRLSVPGEYPCVRRLRHRRLLAFLWLQGHGSTFVAMLNHTNSYFCVFHLVHLVSQGHWTKALDYIFPRFLPLEPPCTPSLEASVLVKFLRVHHLFQKLVCCKFSRDWRPMWAKAAKIVGDLANRTPEFKDRLLLPDGLMGPQNVLPIGFGFAPFRRRRHINKCTHPTTKHARQEHNRRIAYIYLEKRTRCMPSSSHCSQELSPEIFAKARDDWFQIIFEECIKAATHLERNQGCVLQSSAREGASVTGNSQPQIGKCPQPQTQSPVPNWRPSKMMTRTRAVVCGQELQLSVPGEYPCVRRFRYRRLLTFLRLQGYGSTFVAMLKQTNYYFCVFHLARLVSQGLWNEALDYIFPRFLPLEPSSPPSLEASVLVKFLRVHLLFQLEVASKISQDWRPMWARAAKIVRDLANRTPEFKDRLLLPYGLMGPQNILPIGFSFAPFRQRRHAKKCTHPTSKHAREEHTRRLANIYFEKRMSLPSSRHCSQELSPESIAKARDDWFRRIFEQCIKAATCLEINQGCALQSSPWEGTPVTGNVINPRLSSVPLTTDAGSAISQTMLNSEVTSTTNAGTCEEICFSERACQGSHLRKRSMTEQVGDYLATKKRLTTGANGEASTDKEVCFTRSVCQGSHLRKRPRAEMTEDYSATKRQLITGNNGQLITGNNGQW
- the LOC127342087 gene encoding uncharacterized protein isoform X7; translated protein: MTMKRTRAAQSGQKLRLSVPGEYPCVRRLRHRRLLAFLWLQGHGSTFVAMLNHTNSYFCVFHLVHLVSQGHWTKALDYIFPRFLPLEPPCTPSLEASVLVKFLRVHHLFQKLVCCKFSRDWRPMWAKAAKIVGDLANRTPEFKDRLLLPDGLMGPQNVLPIGFGFAPFRRRRHINKCTHPTTKHARQEHNRRIAYIYLEKRTRCMPSSSHCSQELSPEIFAKARDDWFQIIFEECIKAATHLERNQGCVLQSSAREGASVTGNSQPQIGKCPQPQTQSPVPNWRPSKMMTRTRAVVCGQELQLSVPGEYPCVRRFRYRRLLTFLRLQGYGSTFVAMLKQTNYYFCVFHLARLVSQGLWNEALDYIFPRFLPLEPSSPPSLEASVLVKFLRVHLLFQLEVASKISQDWRPMWARAAKIVRDLANRTPEFKDRLLLPYGLMGPQNILPIGFSFAPFRQRRHAKKCTHPTSKHAREEHTRRLANIYFEKRMSLPSSRHCSQELSPESIAKARDDWFRRIFEQCIKAATCLEINQGCALQSSPWEGTPVTGNVINPRLSSVPLTTDAGSAISQTMLNSEVTSTTNAGTCEEICFSERACQGSHLRKRSMTEQVGDYLATKKRLTTGANGEASRHR
- the LOC127342087 gene encoding uncharacterized protein isoform X3, producing the protein MTMKRTRAAQSGQKLRLSVPGEYPCVRRLRHRRLLAFLWLQGHGSTFVAMLNHTNSYFCVFHLVHLVSQGHWTKALDYIFPRFLPLEPPCTPSLEASVLVKFLRVHHLFQKLVCCKFSRDWRPMWAKAAKIVGDLANRTPEFKDRLLLPDGLMGPQNVLPIGFGFAPFRRRRHINKCTHPTTKHARQEHNRRIAYIYLEKRTRCMPSSSHCSQELSPEIFAKARDDWFQIIFEECIKAATHLERNQGCVLQSSAREGASVTGNSQPQIGKCPQPQTQSPVPNWRPSKMMTRTRAVVCGQELQLSVPGEYPCVRRFRYRRLLTFLRLQGYGSTFVAMLKQTNYYFCVFHLARLVSQGLWNEALDYIFPRFLPLEPSSPPSLEASVLVKFLRVHLLFQLEVASKISQDWRPMWARAAKIVRDLANRTPEFKDRLLLPYGLMGPQNILPIGFSFAPFRQRRHAKKCTHPTSKHAREEHTRRLANIYFEKRMSLPSSRHCSQELSPESIAKARDDWFRRIFEQCIKAATCLEINQGCALQSSPWEGTPVTGNVINPRLSSVPLTTDAGSAISQTMLNSEVTSTTNAGTCEEICFSERACQGSHLRKRSMTEQVGDYLATKKRLTTGANGEANKEVCFTRSVCQGSHLRKRPRAEMTEDYSATKRQLITGNNGQLITGNNGQW
- the LOC127342087 gene encoding uncharacterized protein isoform X4 codes for the protein MTMKRTRAAQSGQKLRLSVPGEYPCVRRLRHRRLLAFLWLQGHGSTFVAMLNHTNSYFCVFHLVHLVSQGHWTKALDYIFPRFLPLEPPCTPSLEASVLVKFLRVHHLFQKLVCCKFSRDWRPMWAKAAKIVGDLANRTPEFKDRLLLPDGLMGPQNVLPIGFGFAPFRRRRHINKCTHPTTKHARQEHNRRIAYIYLEKRTRCMPSSSHCSQELSPEIFAKARDDWFQIIFEECIKAATHLERNQGCVLQSSAREGASVTGNSQPQIGKCPQPQTQSPVPNWRPSKMMTRTRAVVCGQELQLSVPGEYPCVRRFRYRRLLTFLRLQGYGSTFVAMLKQTNYYFCVFHLARLVSQGLWNEALDYIFPRFLPLEPSSPPSLEASVLVKFLRVHLLFQLEVASKISQDWRPMWARAAKIVRDLANRTPEFKDRLLLPYGLMGPQNILPIGFSFAPFRQRRHAKKCTHPTSKHAREEHTRRLANIYFEKRMSLPSSRHCSQELSPESIAKARDDWFRRIFEQCIKAATCLEINQGCALQSSPWEGTPVTGNVINPRLSSVPLTTDAGSAISQTMLNSEVTSTTNAGTCEEICFSERACQGSHLRKRSMTEQVGDYLATKKRLTTGANGEASRSVCQGSHLRKRPRAEMTEDYSATKRQLITGNNGQLITGNNGQW
- the LOC127342087 gene encoding uncharacterized protein isoform X6, whose protein sequence is MTMKRTRAAQSGQKLRLSVPGEYPCVRRLRHRRLLAFLWLQGHGSTFVAMLNHTNSYFCVFHLVHLVSQGHWTKALDYIFPRFLPLEPPCTPSLEASVLVKFLRVHHLFQKLVCCKFSRDWRPMWAKAAKIVGDLANRTPEFKDRLLLPDGLMGPQNVLPIGFGFAPFRRRRHINKCTHPTTKHARQEHNRRIAYIYLEKRTRCMPSSSHCSQELSPEIFAKARDDWFQIIFEECIKAATHLERNQGCVLQSSAREGASVTGNSQPQIGKCPQPQTQSPVPNWRPSKMMTRTRAVVCGQELQLSVPGEYPCVRRFRYRRLLTFLRLQGYGSTFVAMLKQTNYYFCVFHLARLVSQGLWNEALDYIFPRFLPLEPSSPPSLEASVLVKFLRVHLLFQLEVASKISQDWRPMWARAAKIVRDLANRTPEFKDRLLLPYGLMGPQNILPIGFSFAPFRQRRHAKKCTHPTSKHAREEHTRRLANIYFEKRMSLPSSRHCSQELSPESIAKARDDWFRRIFEQCIKAATCLEINQGCALQSSPWEGTPVTGNVINPRLSSVPLTTDAGSAISQTMLNSEVTSTTNAGTCEEICFSERACQGSHLRKRSMTEQVGDYLATKKRLTTGANGEAKVFARVLI
- the LOC127342087 gene encoding uncharacterized protein isoform X5 produces the protein MTMKRTRAAQSGQKLRLSVPGEYPCVRRLRHRRLLAFLWLQGHGSTFVAMLNHTNSYFCVFHLVHLVSQGHWTKALDYIFPRFLPLEPPCTPSLEASVLVKFLRVHHLFQKLVCCKFSRDWRPMWAKAAKIVGDLANRTPEFKDRLLLPDGLMGPQNVLPIGFGFAPFRRRRHINKCTHPTTKHARQEHNRRIAYIYLEKRTRCMPSSSHCSQELSPEIFAKARDDWFQIIFEECIKAATHLERNQGCVLQSSAREGASVTGNSQPQIGKCPQPQTQSPVPNWRPSKMMTRTRAVVCGQELQLSVPGEYPCVRRFRYRRLLTFLRLQGYGSTFVAMLKQTNYYFCVFHLARLVSQGLWNEALDYIFPRFLPLEPSSPPSLEASVLVKFLRVHLLFQLEVASKISQDWRPMWARAAKIVRDLANRTPEFKDRLLLPYGLMGPQNILPIGFSFAPFRQRRHAKKCTHPTSKHAREEHTRRLANIYFEKRMSLPSSRHCSQELSPESIAKARDDWFRRIFEQCIKAATCLEINQGCALQSSPWEGSAISQTMLNSEVTSTTNAGTCEEICFSERACQGSHLRKRSMTEQVGDYLATKKRLTTGANGEASTDKEVCFTRSVCQGSHLRKRPRAEMTEDYSATKRQLITGNNGQLITGNNGQW